A window of Dorea formicigenerans contains these coding sequences:
- a CDS encoding transposase produces MRYSYEFKMMCVELYHSGSYPDIPEGLNPNTLKRHIREWSRLVDLHGPEVLKHKVFNKVWTPEEKLELISKVIAGTPRTKVAIEAGINAGLLYQWVHKYKLQGYNGLVESKRGRPTKEPRMKKSTNPLPLTESEREELIRLRTENEYIKAENEVIKKRIALRQEKWVAQLKAKKQQSSKNSEKKDIN; encoded by the coding sequence ATGCGTTATAGTTATGAGTTTAAAATGATGTGTGTTGAATTGTATCATTCGGGTTCGTATCCTGACATCCCAGAGGGGCTGAATCCCAATACTCTCAAAAGGCATATACGAGAATGGTCCAGATTGGTTGATTTACATGGTCCAGAAGTTTTAAAACATAAGGTGTTTAATAAGGTATGGACACCCGAAGAAAAACTTGAACTGATTTCAAAGGTTATTGCAGGCACACCAAGAACGAAAGTTGCCATAGAAGCAGGCATTAATGCAGGACTGCTTTATCAATGGGTACACAAATATAAATTACAAGGATATAATGGATTGGTAGAAAGTAAAAGAGGACGACCAACAAAGGAACCGAGAATGAAAAAATCAACAAATCCATTACCTTTAACAGAATCGGAACGAGAAGAACTGATACGCTTGAGAACTGAAAATGAATATATCAAAGCCGAGAATGAAGTAATAAAAAAACGGATTGCCTTGAGGCAAGAAAAATGGGTTGCGCAACTCAAGGCGAAAAAGCAGCAATCATCAAAGAACTCAGAGAAAAAGGATATCAACTAA
- a CDS encoding tyrosine-type recombinase/integrase has protein sequence MADKTITKSSTMTSDYYKQTQIDQTLRLREVLKTLPPFAKDYFRAMEPKSSAKTRINYAYDIRVFFHFLLENNPIYKNYTMDQFRVQDLERIEPVDIEEYMEYLKVYKREDNEMITNGERGLKRKMSALRSFYSYYFKHQYIATNPTLLVDMPKLHDKAIIRLDIDEVAMLLDYVESAGEHLTGQALAYYQKTKNRDLAILTLLLGTGIRVSECVGLNLTDVDFKNNGITVTRKGGSQMVVYFGDEVADALENYIEADRKVITPLSGHEEALFLSTQRKRMGVQAIENMVKKYARQVTPNKKITPHKLRSTYGTSLYKETGDIYLVADVLGHKDVNTTKKHYAAIDEDRRRMAASAVKLRE, from the coding sequence ATGGCAGACAAAACAATAACTAAATCATCAACTATGACAAGCGATTATTACAAGCAGACACAGATAGACCAGACACTGAGACTTAGAGAAGTCTTAAAGACTTTGCCGCCATTCGCGAAGGATTATTTCCGGGCTATGGAGCCCAAATCGTCTGCAAAGACGAGAATCAATTATGCATATGATATCCGGGTGTTCTTTCATTTTTTATTAGAAAATAATCCGATTTACAAGAATTATACGATGGATCAGTTCCGGGTTCAGGATCTGGAGCGTATTGAGCCTGTTGATATTGAAGAATATATGGAATATCTGAAGGTTTATAAGCGTGAGGACAACGAAATGATTACCAACGGTGAACGTGGGTTAAAACGTAAAATGTCAGCGCTTAGAAGCTTTTATTCGTATTACTTTAAGCATCAGTACATTGCCACGAATCCGACGCTTTTAGTAGATATGCCAAAGCTTCATGACAAGGCGATTATACGTTTGGATATTGATGAGGTGGCAATGCTTTTGGATTATGTGGAATCTGCAGGAGAACATCTGACTGGACAGGCACTTGCATATTATCAGAAAACAAAGAATCGTGATCTGGCGATTCTTACACTTCTTCTCGGTACTGGAATCCGTGTTTCAGAGTGTGTAGGTTTAAATCTTACAGATGTAGATTTTAAGAATAATGGAATTACGGTTACGCGAAAAGGCGGAAGCCAGATGGTTGTTTATTTTGGTGATGAGGTTGCGGATGCACTTGAGAATTACATTGAAGCTGACAGGAAAGTCATTACTCCCCTCTCCGGCCATGAAGAAGCCTTATTTTTGTCAACGCAAAGAAAGCGTATGGGGGTTCAGGCAATTGAGAATATGGTGAAGAAATATGCCCGTCAGGTAACTCCGAATAAAAAAATCACACCTCATAAGCTTCGTAGTACCTATGGCACGTCGCTATATAAGGAAACAGGTGATATTTATCTTGTGGCAGATGTCCTGGGGCATAAAGATGTTAATACGACCAAAAAACATTATGCAGCTATTGATGAAGACAGACGCCGTATGGCGGCGTCTGCAGTGAAATTAAGAGAATAA
- a CDS encoding AAA family ATPase codes for MTNTIITIGREFGSGGCEIGHKLAEKLGIKCYDKDMLDLAAKESGICQEIFESHDEKPTNSFLYSLVMDTYSFGYSSGSYTDMPLNHKVFLAQFDAIKKIAKAGPCVLVGRCADYALEDNPELLSVFIHANMDARIRRIARDFDLTDAKAKDMIRKTDKQRSSYYNYYTNKRWGDANSYQFCLDSSKLGIEGTVDAILKLIEIKDDQKINKKIY; via the coding sequence ATGACAAATACAATTATTACAATCGGACGTGAATTTGGTAGTGGAGGATGCGAGATAGGTCATAAATTAGCTGAAAAATTAGGTATTAAATGTTACGACAAAGATATGCTGGATCTTGCAGCAAAAGAAAGCGGAATATGCCAGGAGATTTTTGAAAGCCATGATGAAAAACCAACAAACAGCTTTCTGTATTCTCTAGTAATGGATACATATTCCTTTGGTTATTCATCCGGAAGTTATACGGATATGCCATTAAATCATAAGGTTTTTCTTGCACAATTTGATGCGATAAAAAAGATTGCAAAAGCCGGACCTTGTGTTCTTGTCGGAAGATGTGCAGATTATGCATTAGAAGATAATCCTGAGCTTTTAAGCGTATTTATTCATGCAAATATGGATGCCCGTATCCGCCGTATCGCACGTGATTTTGATCTGACAGATGCAAAGGCAAAAGATATGATCCGTAAGACAGATAAACAGCGTAGCAGCTATTATAATTATTATACAAACAAACGCTGGGGAGATGCAAACAGCTATCAGTTCTGTCTGGATAGTTCCAAACTCGGCATTGAAGGTACTGTTGACGCGATTCTTAAACTGATTGAAATCAAAGATGATCAGAAAATTAATAAAAAGATATACTAA
- a CDS encoding IS3 family transposase → MGCATQGEKAAIIKELREKGYQLKYLLKAMHMAKSTYYFEINRNDIVAERNQEVLEEIKNIFEENKRRYGVRRVHQELINRGYQVNHKRVQRLMHESGLAGKRPKEKYHSYKGQVGKIADNIIGRDFSTTSPLQKWTTDVSQFNFSWGKCYISPVLDMNTNEIISYDLSRTPNLGQIERMLNKAFEKFPSVEGLIFHSNQGWQYQHVNFRNALQEHGIVQSMSRKGNCYDNCIMETFFGRLKNEMYYGYEKDYSSFEEFSQAVEEYIDYYNNKRIQAKTKWMPPVQYRIASMCSA, encoded by the coding sequence ATGGGTTGCGCAACTCAAGGCGAAAAAGCAGCAATCATCAAAGAACTCAGAGAAAAAGGATATCAACTAAAGTATCTCCTAAAAGCAATGCATATGGCTAAATCTACTTACTATTTTGAGATTAACAGAAACGATATTGTTGCCGAACGCAATCAAGAAGTACTAGAAGAAATAAAAAATATTTTTGAGGAGAACAAACGCAGATATGGCGTAAGAAGGGTTCACCAGGAACTTATTAATCGCGGGTATCAGGTGAACCATAAGAGAGTTCAGCGTCTTATGCATGAATCAGGATTAGCCGGCAAACGACCAAAGGAAAAATATCATTCCTATAAGGGACAAGTTGGTAAGATTGCTGATAATATAATAGGCAGAGATTTCAGCACAACTTCGCCTTTACAAAAATGGACCACAGATGTGTCTCAATTCAATTTTTCATGGGGAAAGTGTTATATATCGCCAGTGCTAGATATGAATACAAACGAAATTATTTCATATGATTTATCTAGGACTCCTAATCTTGGCCAGATAGAAAGAATGCTAAATAAAGCTTTTGAAAAATTTCCTTCTGTCGAAGGATTAATATTTCATTCTAATCAGGGGTGGCAGTATCAGCATGTCAATTTTAGAAATGCCTTACAAGAACATGGCATTGTACAATCCATGTCACGGAAAGGTAATTGCTATGACAATTGTATTATGGAGACATTCTTTGGAAGATTGAAAAATGAGATGTATTATGGTTATGAGAAAGACTATTCTTCCTTCGAAGAATTCTCACAAGCGGTTGAAGAATATATAGATTATTATAATAACAAAAGAATTCAGGCAAAAACAAAATGGATGCCACCTGTACAATACAGGATAGCATCCATGTGTTCAGCCTAG
- a CDS encoding RluA family pseudouridine synthase has translation MTEYFTVENEEGDRIDRYLAEEMPERSRSYLQKLIKEQYIKVNNKPVKANYRLVLGDRVEVCIPEAKEPDIEPENIPLDILYEDEDVIVVNKPKQMVVHPAPGHYSGTLVNALMYHCGNELSGINGTSRPGIVHRIDMDTTGSLIICKNDMAHQSLAVQLEEHSINRIYEAIVHGNIKEEEGTVNAPIGRHPTDRKKMSIHAKNARNAITHYKVLKRFGDYTYIQCKLETGRTHQIRVHMASIGHPLLGDQVYGPKKCPFSKLVGQTLHARTLGFIHPRTNEYIEVNAPLPDYFLNLLEKLN, from the coding sequence TTGACAGAATATTTCACAGTTGAAAATGAAGAAGGAGACCGTATTGACCGTTATCTTGCTGAGGAGATGCCGGAACGATCTAGATCATATCTTCAAAAATTAATTAAAGAACAATATATTAAAGTCAACAACAAGCCTGTAAAAGCCAATTACAGGCTTGTTTTAGGTGACAGGGTAGAAGTATGTATCCCAGAGGCAAAAGAACCCGATATCGAGCCAGAAAACATTCCTCTGGACATTTTGTATGAAGATGAAGATGTAATTGTCGTCAATAAGCCAAAACAAATGGTAGTCCATCCTGCCCCTGGGCATTACAGTGGAACATTGGTCAATGCTTTAATGTATCATTGTGGTAATGAGCTCTCCGGTATCAACGGCACTTCCCGTCCCGGAATCGTACACCGCATCGATATGGATACAACCGGTTCTCTGATCATCTGTAAAAATGACATGGCTCACCAGAGCCTTGCTGTGCAATTAGAAGAACACTCTATTAATCGAATTTACGAAGCCATTGTACATGGAAATATCAAAGAAGAAGAAGGAACTGTAAATGCACCTATCGGACGTCATCCAACAGATCGTAAGAAAATGAGCATCCATGCTAAAAATGCAAGAAATGCCATTACCCATTACAAAGTGCTGAAACGCTTTGGCGACTACACTTATATCCAATGTAAGCTTGAAACCGGGCGTACACATCAAATTCGCGTACACATGGCAAGTATTGGACACCCACTTCTCGGTGATCAGGTATATGGCCCCAAAAAATGTCCATTTTCTAAGCTCGTAGGGCAGACCCTGCATGCTAGAACACTTGGATTTATCCACCCACGTACTAATGAATATATTGAAGTAAATGCTCCTTTACCTGATTATTTTTTGAATTTATTAGAGAAATTAAATTAA
- a CDS encoding DUF5688 family protein gives MEYLTFVEELKKHILKNEKWNISEENYKFYPDGYNAESDIEKEFIRNTNVKYNRVESDTLIGDFLNLTVTLEGRTDTYCRFSVKELYNEYQEYGWERVDFIISENIKLASFYSPDEIMKNITDYEFIRNRLIVRPINFTDNKYELKDCVYKKIGDIALVLYVLLYDDEKMGLGTVKAQKAFIDKWEKDYGEIWEDALRNTNVWAPPRMYMRAEDLIDPPYTQGAFMAFGYKFEKINPLFAPTITTVKKKNGAIAMFYPGVLEKLAEICGGSYYVSFTSIHDVRIHPVSTVQPRRILRSLKDVNKMFNQASDILSRQIFVYDNEKKELKPMEM, from the coding sequence ATGGAATATTTAACATTTGTGGAAGAATTAAAAAAACATATACTAAAGAATGAAAAATGGAACATTTCCGAAGAAAATTATAAATTTTATCCCGACGGATATAACGCTGAAAGTGATATCGAAAAAGAGTTTATACGAAATACAAATGTAAAATATAATCGTGTGGAATCGGACACGTTAATCGGTGACTTTCTTAATTTAACTGTAACATTAGAGGGCAGGACAGATACTTATTGCCGATTCTCTGTCAAAGAGTTATATAATGAATATCAGGAATATGGCTGGGAGAGAGTTGATTTTATTATCAGTGAAAATATTAAGCTGGCATCATTTTACAGTCCGGATGAGATTATGAAGAATATTACAGATTATGAGTTTATTCGTAATCGTCTGATTGTCCGGCCAATAAATTTTACCGATAATAAATATGAATTAAAGGATTGTGTATACAAGAAGATTGGTGATATTGCACTTGTATTATATGTATTGCTTTATGACGATGAAAAAATGGGATTAGGCACTGTGAAAGCCCAAAAAGCATTTATTGATAAGTGGGAGAAGGATTATGGGGAGATATGGGAAGATGCATTACGGAATACGAATGTCTGGGCACCGCCGCGTATGTACATGCGTGCAGAAGATTTAATTGATCCACCATATACTCAGGGAGCGTTTATGGCATTTGGATATAAGTTTGAAAAGATAAATCCGTTATTTGCACCGACAATTACGACAGTGAAAAAGAAAAATGGAGCAATTGCAATGTTTTATCCTGGAGTATTAGAGAAACTGGCAGAAATTTGTGGCGGAAGTTATTATGTATCATTTACAAGTATTCACGATGTACGAATTCACCCTGTATCAACAGTGCAGCCGAGACGGATTCTTCGCTCTTTAAAAGATGTAAATAAAATGTTTAATCAAGCGAGTGATATTCTGAGCCGTCAAATATTTGTTTATGATAACGAGAAGAAAGAATTAAAACCTATGGAAATGTAA
- the lexA gene encoding transcriptional repressor LexA → MAQGKITPKQQEILDYIKSQILERGFPPAVRDICEAVHLKSTSSVHSHLETLEKNGYIKRDPTKPRAIEILDESFNFNRREMVNVPLIGRVAAGEPLLAQQNIENYFPIPMEFMPNNQTFMLTVCGESMVNAGILNGDMVLVEQQQTADNGDMVVALIDDGATVKTFYKEEGFIRLQPENDFMDPIIVRDCQILGKVIGVFRFFK, encoded by the coding sequence ATGGCACAGGGTAAGATTACTCCAAAACAACAAGAGATTTTAGATTATATCAAATCACAGATACTGGAACGTGGATTTCCACCTGCAGTACGTGACATATGTGAAGCTGTTCATCTAAAATCTACTTCTTCTGTCCATTCTCATCTTGAGACTTTGGAGAAGAATGGATATATTAAGCGTGACCCGACAAAACCGAGGGCAATTGAGATTTTAGATGAGTCTTTTAATTTTAACAGACGTGAGATGGTCAATGTTCCGCTAATCGGTCGTGTAGCAGCCGGAGAACCTCTTCTGGCACAGCAGAATATCGAAAACTACTTTCCTATTCCGATGGAATTCATGCCGAATAATCAGACCTTCATGCTGACTGTTTGCGGTGAGAGTATGGTCAATGCCGGTATTCTTAACGGGGATATGGTACTGGTAGAACAACAGCAGACAGCAGATAACGGAGATATGGTTGTTGCATTGATCGATGATGGTGCAACTGTAAAGACTTTTTATAAAGAAGAGGGATTTATCAGACTTCAACCGGAGAACGACTTTATGGATCCGATCATCGTAAGAGACTGCCAGATTCTTGGCAAGGTGATTGGTGTATTTAGATTCTTTAAATAA
- the yqeK gene encoding bis(5'-nucleosyl)-tetraphosphatase (symmetrical) YqeK, translated as MDQEIEKISKKLMKELDEDRYRHTQGVMYTSAALAMRYGADLKKALLAGLLHDCAKCIPGHTKIKMCEKYNLEISEIERKNPSLLHAKLGAYLAKDKYDIEDEEILMAIRSHTTGRPGMSLLEKIVYIADYMEPGRKELPNMMDVRHLAFEDIDKCLYRILRDSLVYLKAQDMPIDQTTEETYQYYNELYSKH; from the coding sequence ATGGATCAGGAAATCGAAAAAATCAGTAAAAAATTAATGAAAGAACTGGATGAAGACCGCTATCGCCATACACAGGGGGTAATGTATACTTCAGCAGCACTGGCAATGCGTTATGGCGCAGATTTGAAAAAGGCTTTACTTGCCGGACTTTTACATGATTGCGCAAAATGCATTCCAGGACATACAAAGATAAAAATGTGCGAAAAATACAATCTGGAGATTTCAGAAATCGAACGAAAGAATCCAAGTCTCTTGCATGCAAAATTAGGTGCTTATCTAGCGAAAGATAAGTATGATATAGAAGATGAAGAGATTCTTATGGCAATTCGCTCTCATACGACAGGACGTCCGGGAATGAGTCTTTTAGAAAAGATTGTATATATTGCAGATTATATGGAGCCGGGGCGCAAAGAGCTGCCCAATATGATGGATGTGAGACATTTGGCATTTGAAGATATTGATAAGTGTCTATATCGTATTTTGCGAGATTCCCTGGTGTATCTGAAAGCGCAGGACATGCCAATTGATCAGACAACCGAAGAGACTTATCAATATTACAATGAACTTTATTCCAAACATTAA
- a CDS encoding LysM peptidoglycan-binding domain-containing protein encodes MRMGNEYAVERTMGRTESGKCQSKTHKTYRDTLTLWIVAFIMIAGLSIALGSNLVSAHDKSEQPEQKFYKSIEIKEGDTLWGIAKEYRGDDYDSIYDYIDEVMSINGLTSDQIHAGQYLTVAYYDTQAR; translated from the coding sequence ATGAGAATGGGTAACGAATATGCAGTAGAAAGAACAATGGGAAGAACAGAATCAGGAAAGTGTCAATCGAAAACGCATAAGACATACAGAGACACATTAACACTTTGGATTGTAGCATTTATTATGATTGCTGGATTAAGTATTGCACTTGGAAGCAATCTGGTATCCGCCCACGATAAGAGTGAACAGCCAGAACAGAAATTTTACAAGAGCATTGAGATCAAAGAAGGTGATACGTTATGGGGAATCGCTAAAGAATACAGAGGTGATGACTACGATTCTATTTATGACTATATTGATGAAGTAATGTCTATTAATGGACTTACATCAGATCAGATCCACGCAGGACAATACCTTACAGTAGCTTATTATGACACACAGGCAAGATAA
- the rsfS gene encoding ribosome silencing factor translates to MNQALEMARVAYQALDEKKGEDIRVIDISGISVIGDYFVITNGTSDSQVRALVDNVEEKMHKAGYELKEQEGNNSGTWVLLDYGDIIIHIFDRENRPFYNLERIWSDGKDVEMNELS, encoded by the coding sequence ATGAATCAGGCACTGGAAATGGCACGCGTAGCATATCAGGCACTGGATGAGAAAAAGGGTGAAGATATTCGTGTGATCGATATATCTGGGATATCTGTCATTGGAGATTATTTTGTTATAACAAACGGAACCAGTGACAGTCAAGTACGTGCACTTGTTGACAATGTAGAAGAGAAGATGCATAAAGCCGGATATGAGTTGAAAGAGCAGGAAGGTAATAACAGCGGTACATGGGTACTTCTGGATTACGGTGATATCATCATTCATATTTTTGACAGAGAAAACCGTCCATTCTATAATCTAGAGAGAATCTGGAGTGATGGAAAAGACGTTGAGATGAATGAATTATCTTAA
- a CDS encoding Uma2 family endonuclease: MPLPKEQHKYTVDDILALPDGQRAELIDGQIYDMGTPTKTHQDILGYLFFSVQSHIMNNKGSCQAMLAPFSIFLNNDDRNYVEPDLSVICNPSILDEKGCHGAPDWIIEIVSPSSERMDYVVKTFKYRTAGVREYWVIDKTLQKVTVFDFENDNMFEYDFTQKIPVLIYDGELEIDLSRFI, translated from the coding sequence ATGCCATTACCAAAAGAACAACATAAATATACAGTTGATGATATTTTGGCTTTACCAGATGGTCAGCGTGCAGAATTAATAGACGGACAGATTTATGATATGGGAACACCGACAAAAACACATCAAGATATACTTGGATATTTATTTTTTAGTGTACAGAGCCATATCATGAATAATAAAGGTTCTTGTCAGGCAATGTTGGCACCATTTTCCATTTTTTTGAATAACGATGATAGAAATTATGTCGAACCGGATTTATCTGTAATATGCAATCCATCAATTCTTGATGAAAAAGGGTGTCATGGAGCACCGGATTGGATAATTGAAATTGTATCTCCAAGTAGTGAACGGATGGATTATGTTGTAAAAACATTCAAATATCGGACTGCTGGAGTTCGAGAGTATTGGGTTATAGACAAAACCTTGCAAAAAGTAACAGTTTTTGATTTTGAAAATGACAATATGTTTGAATATGATTTTACACAGAAAATTCCCGTTTTGATTTATGATGGCGAATTGGAAATTGATTTATCCAGATTTATTTAG